TATTACTTTTAGTGCAAGAAGCTTTGAAGGCTTTGATTTATCCGTTCACTTCTCCAGTCACAGCTCAACAAGCTACGAGTGAAAATCCTCCAGGAATTTCTAATCCTGCACCTGTCCGCCGAGTAGCGACATCCCCAGACACTAATGACTTATTGAAATCACTTCCTCAGAAGTACAGGAGAAAACCTGTGTCCAATGAAGAAATGGAGTATATACAAGTGAGGCATTCAAGCTTTATTAGTGGTTTATATATTGAGGGACATTTATGCAGTTCCTACTCTACATTTTGCTACTGAATGTTTTCAAGTGCCATGCCACCTCTGTATTGTGAATTTCTGCAACTAATCTTCAAACGTCtgccttgttttgtttttgataacaataaatatatataattttttttatttataagggTTAACAAACTGCCATGTGATAGCATTGATCAGGTGATGGTACTCTTTATGAAGATATTGGAAGTCTAATAGTCCCCAATGTTTCCCCTGCCCTCCAATGCAGATAAGCCAGCAGAGATCTGCTCAGTTACAtacagtaaggcttcatgtacacgggacgtttttacaatctctcctgaacgatttaacttgatcgatagtaacccacgtttaaaacgtccgttttgctgtgtttacatgccgcgtttgcgtttttaGAAGCGTTAAAGCGTTctccaaatagtcaaaaatgaaaaacgcctgtaaacgaaacgtggctaaacgtgtgagttaccacgtttacaggaatttacaagctgttacaggcatttgacgtttcaaatgcctctgaacatccatccggatggtttttttttttgctttccaaagaaTGCTTCTAAACTCCactgcctagaaattactataaacgaccctgtgtacatgtactgataagataacagaggagcgttcagaggcagctgaaaaaaCTTCCCCTAAATGTACatttaccagctgcagtgtacatgaggcctaatacctcggttcacaaacttAATTCGTGAAATGACTCTAGACGCAAACCGAGTTGGTTGTGaaccgaggcaaattttcccatagggttcaatgtaaattaGGTTAATCCGTTTATGTATAGTTATATAGTAAAATTATGAAAtgtacaaaaaaaggattttaaacgtATTAAATACGGTCTTTAACATTAAGCTGACCTcgttcataaaaataaaataaactatagctcctctttaatccttgtttgaaacaatcccaaaccccaatttaaatgactaatctagggactatggtttgtagcaagagatatacaaataaaccgcccctgaatctcttactccactgcgccaaagaaaagtgcaaagctatataaaagatgtgtaaatgaatacaaaatgtgtgtacatacacagtgtacagtgaaaaaagctgccacttaaatacgtaaattgatcagaatcccaaaactatacctctcacacgtgtacagatagagatagcagcactaatataaattgtgtaaagtaatgggtcagagcagcataatgcctaggACCCTCtgcttatacataaaaataataataatagtgtcatgaaaaaaattatttttatcatgaaaaaaaaaaaatttctttaacacccagtgaaaagtgtcactataaattacaagaaatgaatgatcaagctcaaATGGGattcccatttgaagaagtcttttcgacgaaacatgtcttgggcatggttacacgtcattccatcgcactgacattagatgccgctgtctgaggaggactacaccgatcggatggctgggccttagaaggttgggtgagagagacaccagtttacacttcaggtccgctgtgaccgcggtgcaccgttggatcactgatcctgttgcttgctgtggatttttttttaaaggcttttatgtttcagtttaaaagtgagtgtaaccattgaagtgtgtttgaagtgattttaataaatctgtcaaaatggtatcacgctatgtggagcactttattcattttttcacatatggagctggctcgATTGTATTCagggttcatcacatgcaacccaggtgtggttcaattgctgttttgccgaacacgagagtgggaggctatacaatctggtgagtgcgctcttcagagggagtggtgtcactatcacggtggtgtggtggaagagtagaagatttttcacacaagaagattgaaaaacaactgttgagcttgatcattcatttcttgtaattttattatttatagtgacacttttcactgggtgttaaagaaatttttttttattttttcatgataaaaataatttttttcatgacattattattattattattatttttatgtataagcaGAGGGTCATAGgtattatgctgctctgacccattattttacacaatttatattagcgctgctatctctatctgtacacgtgtgagaggtatagttttgggattctgattaATCTAGGGACTagaaaacagcactgtgcatccaggaaaagatcatcgGAGGGCATGATAAATTTGTAGAATTCATATGAACTGTTTTTCCATGATTCCCAATCGAGTGAGCCCATCCTCATGGTAGTCAGGGGGCAAAAAACCCTATCTGAGTGGACAGGTTCACTGCTCTTCTCAATATGAACGCGTCAGAGCACAGAAGATGTCCGCGGCTTGTATTCGTGAACCAAAGCAAATTTTTTTGAACTCTTCTGCTCGTGAACTGAGTTGTTCAtgaaaccgaggtatcactgtgaCTGTACTTTCAAGACGGCTCTGAAACCTGAAGTTAAGAAATCCATCATCGCTTTTGGTTTCATTCAGTGCAAAGGAGATCAAGGAACAGattttcctcagtctcctcccgcTCAGCCTCATAAAGCTGGTGGACGTGGTCCCGGACTCTCCTGCTCACAAGGGGATTGGGTGGAGCTTTAGGGGAGGGGAAACTGCACTGTGAAAAGGATAAGGGAACTATACAGCCACCCAATCACGTATACTTTATAGGCAGGTGGCGGCTAGGAAAACGGGCACAAGCTAGTGACTGCTACTATGTATGTACaaagctgaagtagttaaaattaTTAGATGTATTTTGTATACAACTGGTATATTTGCCTAAATCTGTGTTGATCtcattctcctttaaccactagccgaccagccgccatcaatatactgcggcaggttggctctttcccgcaaatcgccatagctgtacgtcagccGTTTAAAAGGCTATAGCAGGCACATGCTGCACGGGGGGGGGCCCTAAAAGTGCGTGGCCGGCAGTCGCAGACACAAGAGCCAGAACGAGgatatgtgtgtgtaaacgcacaaatccctgttctgtctctcctcttctgtcagatcatctgttcctactaagtaggaacaacgatatgtctcctcctctagtcagtcgcatccccccacagttagaaacacacactagggaacacatttaaccccttgatcaccccctagtgttaaccccttccatgccggtgacatttacacagtaatccagtgcatttttatagcaatgatcgttgtatagatgtcaatggtcccaaaaatgtgtcaagtgtctgatttgtccgccgcaatgtagcagtcccaccaaaaaatcgcagatcgccgccattactagtaaaaaaaaaaggccataagaatgccataaatctatttcctgcttttgtagacgctataatttttgcacaaaccaatcaatatacgcttatagagtttattttttaccaaaaatatgtagaagaatatatattggcctaaactgataaactttttttttttttgggggggggggtgtttattatagcaaatgtataaaatattagggttttttttccaaaattgttgcgcttttttttttgtttatagcgcaaaaaataaacgcagaggtgatcaaatggcaccaaaagaaaaagctctatttgtggggaagaaaagggcgtcaattttgtttgggtacagcgtcacacgaccacgcaattgtccgttaaagcgacgtagtgccgtatcgtaaaacatggcctggtcattaagggggcaaatccttccggggctgaggtggttaatccACTGCACAACAAAGCTTAAACCTGAGGTGGAGGATCAGCACTCTGAACCTGTGAGAACCTTGTTGTGTTGCACACTGTTGTAATACAGTGAACATGCTTACAGGAGTTGTTGGCacagcacatctaaagggatgcagacccagcagctttcctctttagtgccctgcaggtgcacagctgacagATCATTATGAAACCACACCCATTAGACTCACTTAccacatgaacacagacaaacacGCAGggctttcttcagaataacaaaagctagGAATCTGCAACGATGCTGCCCCTGATCGCAGATGCCCAGATGTTAAAGGGGTCTAAGGGTTGCTGCACTACCTTAATACTACTTGAatgtaaagtcgcatcaaagttgcactctatGAGCAGAACTTGCATACTTCCCTATTAGCCAAGCAAAAACGCAGatgcaagtgttgcgtttttggtgccagtccattgaagtctattagacaCAAGGTGTAATCTACTGCGGTGAAAAAGCCCCTGAACCTTGCAAAGATGCACTGGTTCAAAACGCGCAGATGTGAACTGGAGATCCATAGcagaccatgttaaatggactgtagtgcatttctgcaaaacgcactaaaaaaggcATAAGTGTGAAGCAAGGGTTAGGGAAAGCCTTCAGTAAATCACTGATACACATATTGTAGATCAGGACTTTCTGCAGTTTTGGCATAAATACTCGTACCAAGAGGACAGTTTGCTACATGATGTGTATCATGCACTCGTGCTCCACACAAATCTGTTTAATGATTTGACTTTACAAGCTATACAACTACTAAAAAACTGGAACTTTCCCTTCTTGTATTTAAATCATAAATATCCCAGAGATTTAGGTTACAATCTCTGCAGGGTGCTAGTTCCTCTTATATATGCTtggcttgccatgattgcaagagtGCTTCGCTGGGAAATGAGCCCTTAAACATGATTTTGTTGCCTGATACAGCCAGAAATCATCAGATAAACATATTTAATGTGACTCACtggtatggtgtgtgtgtgtgtgtgtactttttttcccctttcgtctttcaggacagccaccatgagagatagtctcctcctcttcctcttaggaaacactgcgccagcccataaattctcacttccccctgccagacctcagtattagtgtttcctccggtggggagacactgtgcaaggaaccaggcttttcagtcaggggactgtggctgttatttgtttttttgagcctgttaatgggagcaggggcttcttATGGGCATggggggggacttac
This window of the Aquarana catesbeiana isolate 2022-GZ linkage group LG01, ASM4218655v1, whole genome shotgun sequence genome carries:
- the KGD4 gene encoding alpha-ketoglutarate dehydrogenase component 4 isoform X1 is translated as MGSKMAAASRVVQVVKPHVPAIRFPDRKSSPKPNVQEALKALIYPFTSPVTAQQATSENPPGISNPAPVRRVATSPDTNDLLKSLPQKYRRKPVSNEEMEYIQRGGPE
- the KGD4 gene encoding alpha-ketoglutarate dehydrogenase component 4 isoform X2, yielding MSFLILYGANMVVKPHVPAIRFPDRKSSPKPNVQEALKALIYPFTSPVTAQQATSENPPGISNPAPVRRVATSPDTNDLLKSLPQKYRRKPVSNEEMEYIQRGGPE
- the KGD4 gene encoding alpha-ketoglutarate dehydrogenase component 4 isoform X3; this translates as MGSKMAAASRVVQVVKPHVPAIRFPDRKSSPKPNVTAQQATSENPPGISNPAPVRRVATSPDTNDLLKSLPQKYRRKPVSNEEMEYIQRGGPE
- the KGD4 gene encoding alpha-ketoglutarate dehydrogenase component 4 isoform X4 codes for the protein MSFLILYGANMVVKPHVPAIRFPDRKSSPKPNVTAQQATSENPPGISNPAPVRRVATSPDTNDLLKSLPQKYRRKPVSNEEMEYIQRGGPE